In the Myxococcota bacterium genome, ACGGCGCGCAGGGAGCACGACTCGGGGACCGAGACCTCGACGTGCTTCTGTCCCACGATCTTGCGCAGGGTGGCGAAGAAGCTGACCCGCATGGGGCGAGTGTAGACCAGGTCGCTCGTGCCCCCGTCCGGTGGCTTCGATGGTGGATCAGCGCGGCGTGTACTCGACTTCCATCTTCTGGATGGCGTCGAACCAGACCGTGGTGAGGCGCTCGGGCGGCCCGACGACGCGGATGTCCGGCAGCCTCGTCAGGATCTCGGTGAAGAGCACGCGGAGCTGCATGCGCGCCAGGCGCGCGCCGAGACAGAAGTGGTTGCCGCTGCCGAAGGCGAGATGTTCCTTCGCGTTCTCGCGCGTGATGTCGTAGCGGCTCGGGTCCGGGAAGACGTCCTCGTCGCGGTTGGCCGACACGTAGGACAGGTAGACCTTGTCGCCCTTGCGCAGCTTCTTCCCCCGGAGCTCGAGATCCTGGGCCACGGTACGTCGGAACTGCATCACCGGAGGCGAGTGGCGCAGGGTTTCTTCGATTGCGTTGGGGAGCAGCCCTTCGAGGTCGCTCATGAGCAGCTCCCGCTGGTCGGGATGCTTCGAGAGCAGCCGCATGAAGTGGTTCGACGTGTTGCGCGTCGTTTCATGGGAGGCGATCGAGAGCGTGGTGAAGAACTGGGCAATCTCCAGGTCGCTGAGCTCGGAGCCTTCGACCTCGCCGTTCGCGTAGCGGCTCACGAGACCGTCGTCGGGGTGGTCTCGCTTCTTCGCGGCGAGATTGAGCGCGTACATCGCCAACCCCCCCACGGCTCCCTGGTGCTCCTCGGCGGTCTTTCCCTCGGGCGTCGCAGCGGCGGTCGAGAGGTCGAAGATCAGCGCTCGATCCTCGAAGGGAACCCCCATGAACTCGCACATCATCTGGATCGGGAGATCCCAGCTCAGGTCCATCACGAAGTCGCAGCGGCCCTTCGAGGCGATGCCGTCGACGATCTCCTTCGCCTTGGCGGCGATGATGGGCTCGAGCTTGTCGGTATTCCG is a window encoding:
- a CDS encoding cytochrome P450, which encodes MKPGDVDLADPHNVARHEGAPVEYFEALRREDPVHWNELTDAGRMERPSMQRGFWVLTKYDDVVRASKDYESFSSHLGGPVLWDLENVEGALDNQRAGMMGMDPPDSSRYRKLIAPPFTPRNTDKLEPIIAAKAKEIVDGIASKGRCDFVMDLSWDLPIQMMCEFMGVPFEDRALIFDLSTAAATPEGKTAEEHQGAVGGLAMYALNLAAKKRDHPDDGLVSRYANGEVEGSELSDLEIAQFFTTLSIASHETTRNTSNHFMRLLSKHPDQRELLMSDLEGLLPNAIEETLRHSPPVMQFRRTVAQDLELRGKKLRKGDKVYLSYVSANRDEDVFPDPSRYDITRENAKEHLAFGSGNHFCLGARLARMQLRVLFTEILTRLPDIRVVGPPERLTTVWFDAIQKMEVEYTPR